AAAGACCTGGAGGATCGTCTTAATATCTTAATAAATGAATGAGCATTGTAATGACTGTGGGCGTATATTGGATGCATATGACAGATGCACCTGTGGTCGGAGGTTCCTGGTAAAGGGTAAAATGCTATGCTGGTCCTGATATAATGAGCATATCACGTACAATGGGGTTGGTTGCGTATGTACAATGGCATGCAATTCTCTGCAGTCGttcaaaatatacaataaacagGATACTaaaatttgagaatgagctCGTCAGCCGAAAACTATTCTACTCATTTGAGGCTACCTTCACAGATATCGATGATGTCAATGTAGATTACATAACAGTGTCAGATGCCATCCCTGCTAATGGCGGTAAGGATAATCGGTACATAGTAGGGTACCATACACAAGATCTCGTGGTTGCCCTGGGGGGTGAAAACacctaaaatctggtccgcgCATTGGGTCACCCGGTACAACGCCAATGCAGTACCAGCAATGAGTCTCGATTTTGAAGAGTATCCCGATTGGGTTGTGAAATATCGACAAATGTGGCAAAAAATCGAAGAGTTATTATCCGAGCAATTGACGACAGGCCCTGTTAAAAAGGACCGTTATGTGAATGCTaaactcaaatactacaaggatgcAATTACCACTAAATTTTATGGTATGCCGGTACCCTATGATGAGCCCTGCCAAGCTAGTGCAATTCTGGCCATTTCATCGGTATATGTACAAGGTAAGaactactaccctcaggtacatTTTACGGAATGTCGGTACAAGGACTTTAGGAAGGAACGGTTGCTAAGCGGATTAAGAAACCATATTATTTTATAGGTGTAGACcagattgcagttttttttaattttcgtccTTCACCTTCTCCCTGCCCTTGGCAACCAACTGGGCTCTTTCCTGTTCGTTGATAGCATTCATGATCCTATGAAACCTCTGCCGCATTTGCTCCTTGAGCAGCATATACCTCTCCTTTTCACGGCTAATCAGGCTATACTCGGGGTCACTGATaacgccgttttccattgccttgctgATCAGATCTACAATCCAGTTTAGTTTCGCCTCCGCGAGTAGCCTTATACTATCATGTTTTTTGGACTTAACACGCAACCGTTTAGAGGCGTTCCGGAGACTGGCCTGCCCTATTCCGGCGGCAATCGCGAGTACCCCATGACACAGACCAGGGGAATCCCCAAACCCGAGGCCATAGCTCCAATCCCAAGCCCTGAGGTAATCAAACTTACGCCAAGCAGACCATGGTCGCAAAAGCGTACCCATGTATtatgcattttgaatttttttccaaGTCTATTCCGCTCCTTTACTTCATCCAGGAGATATTGTTCTATCTTCTCTACTTATTAAGCCTGAAAATTTGCCCCTCATCCTGATCAGAGCCTTGCGCAGGTGCACTCGGCAAACTCGGATAAAGTTTGCTGATATCGCTCATCTTTATTCTATCAGAATGCACATGGTTATATCGAAAAACGTGACGCTCTTCCCGTGATGGTAGACGTCTGTTAGCATAAATTCCAGACGGTCCGTGGAGCCTTTTAATGGAAGGTAAACAGGGGTATCAAAACTCCAGATTAACATGTCTCCCCAGGCGTTTAATTCCTTGGTAGGAAGCAAGGTTAGAACCTTGGACATTTTGCCATCCAAAAGGCAGTCGTGTTCATCCAATTGTGGACAAATAAGTCTCAATTTCTGATATGCATCGGTCCTGTATAAGCTGTCGTAGTCACCTTTCATATAATACTTTTTTGCGGGGTCGTAGGGCAGCCCCAACAGCTCCTGCAAtggtcgatgaatcaccaccgagTAACCGTTACCGACACGAGTATACAGTACCCATTTTTCAATACAAATAGGTTAATCTTACCCTCCGCCTGGCTGTTGACAATAGCTGCGATGTCCTCGATCCTATACAAGCCCTTCATAATCTCGATACGAGTCACCATTCACAATAGAAATGCGAGTCACCCTCTGATCAGGTCCCACTTTCCTGATCGTAATGTCATTGTCACTGTATAGGTTCAACCATCCAGGCCTGATACTGATCGATTATAAGGCAATGCGAGTGtcctgtcccaggtagtcctcgaaggtaacaggggagaatggccaCTTGGTGTTACAAATTTGGAGCACCAGGACCTCTACGTGAGTACGGAGTCCCATATTTCTGTGGTATTCCCGGAGTTCACGAAGTATGCCATAAAGGTCCTAACGACCTATCTCAATGACCCTGTTAGTGTGGGGTGGAAAGGGCAAGCGTTGGATTACTGGAATATTCAGGTAAATTTCGCCATCCATTGCGCAACAACAGCCCTAGGCATTCAAGCACATGACGGCTCTGTACCCGTTATTAACTCGATTTTTAAATTCCATGTCTATTACCATATGCGTCGCATCCTCGCAAGGATGAAGGTACCCATTCCGTATGTCGATGGGTTCGAACAGTATAAGAATCCCTACTCCGCATCCGAATACGCGCAGGTATGCCGCAAGTACGTGCAGATGCTAATGCCCTGTACAAATTCAAGGCTGTCATGTCGTCATTGACAGATGGTAGACGGTGGTTGACtgtgattgggccaagtttattaTGCCCACAAGCCAAGGTCTGACGTCAGAGGGCCTGACTAAGCTGAGTGAAAGCATCAGGGTTTATGTGGTTCTATTTCTGGGGTCCCAGGAAGGTGCCAAAGCATCCCTTCTAGGGAACGGTGCAGACAACTATATAGCAAGGTAGGTTCTGGGACAGAAACTTGAGGCTATGGTAGAACGCCAGGAAAATGTAAGCCATGAAATTACggagtttcaaaaagtactgcAGTATGCGAGTACGCCGGTAAATTTCGCCGTCATGCATGGTGTGTACATGCTGccatccgatatgaacctgcgCATAGGAAAAATcgtagggtataacaacaacattttgatTGCACCGGCCAATGCAATGATCGGTATAAGACTTGACCTGAATAACAAGCATATTGCAAGGCATGCCACACCTCCTATACATACCATACCACCTACACCCCCAAAGCATGCTACCAGGCATTTGGTATCTTCCAAATCACCCCCTAGGCATACAGCACCTATTACACCTCCCATACATACCCCTGATATACAGGTACATGTCACGTCCCATATACCTGAAAACCCCCACAAAAtcaacacgaggataccaaggcctCAATAATCACTATAGGTGTAGGTATCCTCCTGGCCTATATATGGTTGAAATAGGCCTATTTCACGTATAACACGACAAGCCTAGCAGCTCCCGTAATGGCCATGTACAGATATTTTGCCGTATATTTCACGATGGTTGACGCTACCCTCAGAAAGAACGAAACTACCGTACCAATGATCCCGGGTAACGCAACACCTGACTTGCTTGCTAGATAGTTCAGAAAatttccaagcctttccagtTGCTTCTCCACATAGCCTTTTTCCCCACCCGCTGCGGCACTTCCTCCTACAGCACCCCCAGCGCTTCCCCCCGTAACAGACAGTACAATGGTGCTTATCAATAGACCAATAGCAGAGACGATACTCGCTATGGTTATCCCATGTTGCCTGAAGAGTATACGAAGCTTCTCAAGCAGAGTTGTGTTATCTCCAGCGATTTTCAAGAGCGTGTCCTTAATATGCCTCCGCTGGGGGTATATGTCAGTGGATAGTATACCATGTGCTTCCCCAATGGCCTTCTTTTTATCATTCAAATCTTTAATCTCTTTCTTCGTCTTTCAAGATTAGCTTGTTGTCCTTCGTCCGCCCCAACCTTCTGCTTCTCAAGTTCTTTCATCCTGCCCTCTGCCTTGTTAATCTCGCTGTCGTATAGGATCATCTTGTTTTTCAGTCTTTTCAAAATACCCCTTAATGTCTGAAGTTCGAGGTCAAGTCCCCTTCTTTCACGTGGGGTGATGCCACCTTCATCGGCCCCGACGAAAGAAGTGTCTTGTATCAGACCCTCCGTGACTTCTACAAATTCATTGATCTCCTGCAACGATTCCATCTCATCATGTTCGGCCTCCTCCTCTATTTTATTATACCTTCTCAGGAGGTTCTGGGCCCTAAATTTACCACCTTTGTTGGGTGTAACATAGTCGACAAACCCCAGGGCTTGCAGGCGATTACTACCCAGGAACGTTTGTATCTGACCAACAGTTTTTAGCCTACCATCTTGATTTGCAACCACTATTTCCTTGAAGGTTTTCTTAACAATTAGTTGATTCCCCTTGTCTTCCCTGAACATATCATAATATTTCGCATTAGGCTGTAACCCCAAATTTTAGGCGATTGTTGCCGCGTATGGTAACACCTTTTGCATACCACTAGGCAAGATATTTGAACTGACGAGGGACCTACCCTTTTGTGCAGCGGGCCTGTACGACAGGTTACAATTCGTTATACATTTCGCGTCCtacggtgacgtcatcaaagatgcAGGGACAGCGTCCTCAGGGTCCACGGTAGCCAAGGCGGCTGATGCCACCTAGGGGATAAACAACATTAGGCTGGAATTTGACAAGCTCAGTCACGAAGGTCTCGCGAGCGCCATGATGTCGAAGTATGCAAGATTGGCCGTGTCATACGAAAGGATACTCCGTAGCAAGATTATCACCATGAAAAAGGCCGACACTTCATATAACCTCCAAATTGACACCCTCTCGAAGACGTTTAAGGGTGTGTTGCTACTCTTCATAAATCCCGAGAAAATGAAGGCCTACGCCGGCGTtaacgaggtcttctacaatCCAAAAATTGAGAAGGTCAGCGTCACTATCTAGGGAGAGCCCAACGAATTGTACTCTCATGCCATGTTATCCAAGGACCACCTTGAGCAGATTGTGAACCTCTTTGGTAGTCACGACTCGAACGTCACGATTGGGCAATTTTTCAATGAAAGGTATGTCCTGTTTGCAGACTTTCGGGCATCTCCCGATCATACCCTACATGGTAGCGGAAGGCCTCTACAACGTCTGTCTGATGGGATTACCCTAAATATCACAAAGAAATCAGACGGAGCCGGAGATTTCATGGCTTGCGTCTACCTCTTACAGGATGCCCAGCTGAATGTCCTGGATGGTAGGTTGTATTCTGTGGAATATTAGTGACCACAATTTGTAATTGTCCTCAGAGgcaaatacaactcaataagcAGTCAGATATGTGAACATGAGAAATTGAGGTATCGCTGCAAGGAATCCAAGAAGAGCAAACACTTGGAGGGAACCAGAAGCTGCCCAAATTGCCAAAAGGGTCTTTTACCAGATGCATTCAGGGTAGTGAAAACTGGTCAAACTACAAAAACATGCATCAAATGCCTGGATAAAAAGAAGGCGTCAAGGGAACGCAACAGATGCCTCCATGAGAGACAGAGGGCTTGCTTGCAAACATCTAAGTATAAGATCCCAGTGCGAAGAGTGCAAGGGTAGTCGAATCTGCCAGCATGAAAAAAGAAGGGCCTATTGTAAGGAGTGCAAGGGCAGTCAAATCTGCGAACATGAAAAACAGAGGGCTCGCTGCAAAGACTGCGGGAATAATTCTGTGGAATATTAGTAGACCACAATTTGTACTTGTCCTCAGAGGCAAATACAAATCAATATGGAAGAGACTAGGAAATGCTCGAGTTGTAAGCACTTTCTTTCTTTAGACAATTTTAGAATCAAGCGTAATAGTCAAACAACAAAATGGTGCATCAGATGCTTGGATAAAAAGAAACAGCGGCGTGCCAAAAACAAATGCCCTCATGGTAGGCAGATGGAGCAGTGTAAAGACTGAGGGAAATCAAATATGCCACCAGGAAAGGGTGAGGGCCTATTGAAAGGAATGTAAGGGCAGTCAGATTTGCCCCCATCAAAGGGATAGGGCCTATTGTAAAGACTCCAAGGGGAGTCAGTATTGCCACCATGAAAAGCAGAGGCGATATTGCCCCATATGCGACCCCACTGGACATCTCGCTCATAATGTAAGTAGCCGAACCCGCAGCGCCCTGAAGGAAAAAAAGGAGCTCAGTTCCTGGGAGTATATCGGATGCGACATGGCTACGCTGCGGGACCATATCGAAGCCCAGTTTTCTGAGAGGATGACATGGGACAATTATGGCAAGGAGTGGCATATTGATCATAAAATACCGGTTAAATATAGAGAAAATGGGGATGATCCTTCGCTTAAATACAGTCCAGGCCCAATGGATCAGGGATAGACAGAAAAAATTGGACTGGTTCAGTGAAGAAAGAGAGAGGCAAATAAAAGCAGGAAAAAGCCTTCGTGGATTGGACAACGATATGTATCGGTTCTACATTGCCTCGGAAAAAAATGCTCCTCAGTTGAAGGACTTTTACATACCCAGTAAGCAACAGCAAGATGGGGAGCTCACGTTTGTCGTTGGCTCCTTATCTCTGCTAGAGCCTACAAATACTTATAGGAACGTTTTTGACatataaaataaacatgtcaaaagcatcacACGTTGTTACCGAAGAGGGGGCAGAAAAGCTGAGCAATATCTACTATACCCCGGAACATGGAGGAGAGTAGTCTCTCCAAAAGGAAGGTAATTCATTGGTTGAGTAGGCAACTCTTGTGGTTAAGTCACATCAGGGGTCCAAAACGTATAGACTACCCCCATTTTACCATTACAACACCGAATGGAATGCATCAATTCGATCTGTTGTACATGCCACATGACAAACTATATGGCAATACGTACAGGTACATTTTGACAGGCATTGACGTAGCCTCACGTTATAAAGTAGCAAGGCCGTTGCGAACGAAGAGAGCCAGCGAGGTCGCCGACATGATCAAAGatatctacaaggcaggaccattagACTACCCTAAAACCTTCCAGTGTGATAACGGTTCTGAATTCAAGTCAAATGTAACGAAACTACTGGAGGACAAGGCTGTTGAAATTAAGAGGGCCACCACGAAGTGCCACCATACATTCACGGCCTTCGTCGAATTGTACAATAAGGTACTCGCAGAAAGACTATTCAAACACCAGGATGCGCAGGGGCTAGTTTCCGGGGAGACTAGTACCATTTGGGTGAAACACCTATATACTATCGTAAATGTctcaacaataccaagactgccatgatcggCATGAAACCTAACAAGGCTATCAAACTTGATGAGATACCACTCGCAAAAAGCAAGGAATATCCTgaggaaaagcctctacccgATGATGGTCTCTACCTCTATCTTCTACCGCCAGGAGAGGAGCACGCTGATCAAAAGAGACGCGCAACAGATGTTTTAtggagtaaaaatatttacaggtTGGACCGTATTGTGACGGGTAGCCGTGTTTTATACTACCTAAAGAACAGCCCCTATCGCAGCTTCGTCTCGGAAGAACTCATGCAGGTACCAGAGGATGTTCATGTACCGCCGGAGGTTATCAAAGAATGGTAATATGCTTTCACGAGTTTCTCTAGGTCATCCAAATCTACTTCGTCATCCTCATTCTCATCctcgtcatcatcatcttcattcgGATCTCGCAGATAATCCAAAGGATGTAGGGTATAGAACGGGTATCCATAGACGATACCTTTGATGACATTGGGTTCATTTTCCAAATCAATATCAACTAGACGTCTATCCGGTATCGGAAAGTTGAGTATATTGCGTATTGTTGATATATCAGCCAAATCCGATAGCTTCAAATCCCTATCCTTAATGACCTGGTAACAGAGTGCATCATAGTTGTTCTCTTTAGCCGCAACGATATAGAGCCCTAGGCGTTCGGCATCATCCTCTAAATCCTCGTCAATCTCACTTCTTACAAATGTACCCCATGCTTTTTCGCCCGACGCTACCCTGTTTAAAAGCTCCTCGTCGGTTTTATATTCAAACCCCTCGTAGTATACCCCATCTcgatatttatatttttccagGCAGGTAGGGCAATATCCGGTCACTGAACTCGCCTTGATACAGGAATATAGCACAGGTACCTGAATATCGTAGTTGATTGtaaattgattttgttttatgtatGCTTCCATATTATTGATATTTCAGTATCTTTTAACATACAGCTGAAAGGGTCAGAAAAAGTATATTCCATATGAGGGGTATTTTCACTACCCGCAGGGGTAGTGAAAATTAGCGTCTGCCTAATCCTCTTATGCCGGAACACCCAGATCATACAAGTCATACTGAGTAAGATCGATAAGCCTGAAATGGTTCCTGAAACGTTCTACATACCCCTCCTCCTCAAAACGATTAAAGGCGTGTATGCCGTTGGGGTTGTCGATGACGACAATCTCCTCCGCCACCGAGTAGTTGCCACTGAACCACAATCTGTTCTTGCTAATATTATGCCTCTGCACACGTGTACAATAACAGGGAAGATGATGGTATTCATCGTCATCTTGTGCACTATGCTTTCTATGGATTATGATGACGTTGTCCTTACCGGCGTCCTCGGCATTGGGTATATACCTTTGTCAAAGCCTTGCATTTTCCTGAGCCTGTGTTGCAAGCTCTCAATCCCTTTCCTCAATTTCATCCCCCAATACTATGAGCTGGTTGTCCttatcctcaatttcatcattgAGGAATACCAGAGCCGTCTCTCTGTCCCCAAGGACCTGGCGCTGCTTCTCAAGTTCGTcttgtaattttttaacacCTGCCCTGGCCAGCCATCTGATGACCCCTACGGCTTTTAGTTTCCGGGAACGACGAATGATTTCCAATGCATCGTCCAATGTCACAAAAGCGTCATACCTATGTTGGTCTCCTTTTAGTGGTTGGTTAGTAACCAATCTTATCCCATGGCGTGCAAGGGTGGAAATATCTCGATAAGACTCCGCAATCTTTTCAATAGCCAGAAAGCGACCCAAATCGGCACGTTTGAACATAGGTTGGTTTTGATTATTGGATAGGGTCTCGATGGTCTCTGCGTAGAACATAACTTGCGACGACATCTTTCTATATATCGATGCGCGGCCAGGGGATTTCACTCAAGGATTTTCCAGGTTCGGGGATGTTCAAGCCTCACATATAGGCATGCGTGATTTGTTTTTCCAATTCAGCCTTGATATCATCCCAATTGGAGATCATGTTCGTCTCTTTGTCGATTAGCCTCATATCACTGCGTTCACGCGGGTGCCACAAAAAAAGGGCTTTTTTCTGTCTCTTGGGCAAGGCAGAATATGACTACGTGAGTAGCCAAAGACTATGCTTGCGATGCCTACCTGAAATAGCCAATTCGAGCAGGGGCTGCCTTTTTTATCGAGACTCTCGTTGGCTATTACATCATCGACAAGGAAAAGACTGTCCTCAGCCGCGAATAACGACGATAATTTCTGAATCCATTCAAACAGCTCATTTCCTGGGTCTATCAGGAACACGTAGTCGTTGCGCCATAGCGATGCCCTCCCCAAATAGGTGGCATTTCAACGTATTGTTGAACATAAAATGACTATATTGTGGAAGTGTCCCCTGTACTCATGCTCGAGCAGGTTCAAAACACGTTGTGTCTTACCACAGCCTGTAGGACCTGTGAAAATTGCTGTGTGGGGGTCCCCCACAATGcccaacattttatttcaataattcgGCCACTTTCGATTGTGAATTTTTGGATATACTCCAAAGCATGACTCACATGCCCATGTACCCCCGTGGTTATTCACCAAGGACCCTAGACAGGCAAGGCAGAGCTTAGTCCCTCGAGCCTTGTACTCGAGGGGTTGTGGAGTATATACTAATTTACCCTGTAGGCACTGCAGTGTATTGCGGTACCTTTTAACAAGTAGTTCCTTCTCAGAGCTATCCTCGATGAGTTCGGTATATTGACTTATAATCCTGTATGTGAGTAGGTCATACAGGATGAGGTAATTCTCATTCTGTTGAACACCTCGAATTTCCGCATCAATAGCAAGGGGATCCAACTCGTGTTCAACGTCTTCGATATCTCAGTTTGCTACAGGCAGTCTCTTCTTCACTTTAGCCAGGCAAACCATGCAACTTTTAGTTAAAGTATTGCCCTTAATTTTAAACTTGTGTGGTTGTAATAGTTGTTTAAATATGTGACAACATCTTATATGCATTTTATTGTTTGCGTTTTGAGCACTTACTCTTTCTATAACTCATGGTTGTCCACCCTATTTGGGCTTCGGCACTATACTTGCCGGCAACCATCCTTTGGAGACGGCCATTTCACGACTTGCTCTCCCTGCTGCGAATTACGCAACCTTTTTGAGGATGTCTTCAGTGTCCATTTTTGTAGAGGGCCCTGTTATATTCAAAAAATTCCTACCTGCCATGACATAGGCAAAGGTTTAACCAAGGTCTACAATTGTTTCATAAAGCATATCTAAAATCTCCTTCTCTTTTGGGGTAACGTTGCTTGCactcatttattattattaccgcattttgaaaatatcgaTATTTGGTTGGGTTTTGCCCTGTTTGCCATGCTGGGGCTCCGGATTGGCCACCGGCTATTTGGGTTCATTTTTACCCCTGCCAAACATATACCAGACGCCTACTCCTACAGCAATCACGGCTATCCCTTCGACCCCATAGATGTAGACATTGTCCATCGACTTGCCAGGGGTTGCGACAGGTTCCTTATCATCCTGTGAGGTAcctttgcccacgttcttctgtaGGCTAGCCTTGTTCTTCCGGTCCAATTCCGCAAGTCTCTTACCAGCAGCAATACGACCCTCATTCTTCGGTGGTTTTATTATAACCCTCTCCTCTCTGAACTTCTTCCCTCATTT
This DNA window, taken from Hydractinia symbiolongicarpus strain clone_291-10 chromosome 15, HSymV2.1, whole genome shotgun sequence, encodes the following:
- the LOC130628669 gene encoding uncharacterized protein LOC130628669; this translates as MEESSLSKRKVIHWLSRQLLWLSHIRGPKRIDYPHFTITTPNGMHQFDLLYMPHDKLYGNTYRYILTGIDVASRYKVARPLRTKRASEVADMIKDIYKAGPLDYPKTFQCDNGSEFKSNVTKLLEDKAVEIKRATTKCHHTFTAFVELYNKVLAERLFKHQDAQGLVSGETSTIWVKHLYTIVNVSTIPRLP